The following coding sequences lie in one Xylocopa sonorina isolate GNS202 chromosome 7, iyXylSono1_principal, whole genome shotgun sequence genomic window:
- the Na gene encoding sodium leak channel non-selective protein na isoform X2, with product MMLGRKQSLKGEPVLADYGPEESLNESADIEWVNKLWVRRLMRSCALVSLLSVCLNTPKTFERLPALQYVTFICDLVITFLFTAEMIAKMHIRGIMEKEKSYLKDHWCQFDGSMVIFLWLSVVLQMFEMLGFVLEFSYVSILRAPRPLIMIRFLRVFLKFSMPKARINQIFKRSSQQIYNVTLFFLFFMSLYGLLGVQFFGELKNHCVLNTTDSRHITINSLAIPDTFCSTDPESGYQCPEGMTCMKLQLSKYIMGFNGFDEFATSIFTVYQAASQEGWVFIMYRAIDSLPAWRAVLYFSTMIFFLAWLVKNVFIAVITETFNEIRVQFQQMWGVRGHISNNTASQILTGDDNGWKLVTLDENKHGGLASPICHAILRSPHFRMVVMCAILANGITTATMSFKHDEKPRHTYYDKYYYAEIAFTIFLDLETLFKIWCLGFRSYYKHSIHKFELLLAIGTTLHIIPFFYLSGLTYFQVLRVVRLIKASPMLEDFVYKIFGPGKKLGSLIIFTMCLLVISSSISMQLFCFLRDFTKFETFPEAFMSMFQILTQEAWVDVMDETMLRTHETMAPLVAMYFILYHLFVTLIVLSLFVAVILDNLELDEDIKKLKQLKFREQSAEIKETLPFRLRIFEKFPDSPQMTCLHKVPSDFNLPKVRESFMRQFVFEMENEENEGVKKINETFDSKMIYRKQRPVKILNNPPKVRNVVTSLKKAAVIYIINDSNNQRLLLGDSAMIPVPGKGLLKPQGTVSSAKQLRIDQKKSIRRSVRSGSIKLKQTYEHLMENGDIGGINRVSSSRSRPHDLDIKLLQAKRQQAEMRRNQREEDLRENHPFFDTPLFAVPRESKFRKICQSLVYARYDTNVKDPLTGKERKVQYKSLHNFLGLVTYLDWVMIFATTMSCISMMFETPRYRVMEIPALQIAEYGFVIFMSIELALKILADGLFFTPKAYIKDVASVLDVFIYVVSLVFLCWMPKSVPPNSGAQLLMILRCVRPLRIFTLVPHMRKVVYELCRGFKEILLVSTLLILLMFIFASYGVQLYGGRLARCNDPTILKREDCVGVFMRRVFVTKMKLKPGENESYPSILVPRVWANPRRFNFDNIGDALMALFEVLSFKGWLDVRDVLIKALGPVHAIYIHIYIFLGCMIGLTLFVGVVIANYSENKGTALLTVDQRRWCDLKKRLKIAQPLHLPPRPDGKKFRAFIYDITQNIYFKRFIAVMVLINSALLCVSWRIEEEHTEALATVSTILTLIFLVEVIMKNIAFTPRGYWQSRRNRYDLLVTVVGVIWIVIHCTMKNDLSYVIGFMVVILRFFTITGKHTTLKMLMLTVGVSVCKSFFIIFGMFLLVFFYALAGTIIFGTVKYGEGIGRRANFESPVTGVAMLFRIVTGEDWNKIMHDCMVQPPYCTPAANYWETDCGNFHASLIYFCTFYVIITYIVLNLLVAIIMENFSLFYSNEEDALLSYADIRNFQNTWNVVDNHQKGFIPVKRVKFILRLLKGRLETDPQKDRLLFKHMCYELEKLNNGEDVTFHDVINMLSYRSVDIRKALQLEELLAREEFEYIIEEEVAKQTIRNWLEGCLKKIRASGKQQNSLVAGLRANTEQIQQQEHIEEKGKEVVKEEEAETKDDGARHKPKKPIVLPRSDSIGSGSGRKYLTPTLSDPASIRSEKDKNVAPKKKNNRPPPAAKNNLAHLTESTEPTRQQREAINAKATVPKSLSVMLEVREWWKEQLAYSSESSEDEV from the exons ATGATGCTGGGGCGCAAGCAGAGCCTCAAAGGGGAACCCGTCTTGGCCGATTATGGGCCAGAAGAGTCCCTCAATGAGAGCGCTGACATAGAATGGGTGAACAAA CTATGGGTGAGAAGGTTGATGAGGTCTTGTGCCCTGGTGTCTTTACTATCTGTTTGCTTGAACACTCCAAAGACTTTTGAAAGACTTCCAGCTCTTCAATACGTTACCTTCATATGCGATTTAGTTATAACATTCTTGTTCACTGCTGAAATGATTGCCAAGATGCACATAAGAGGCATAATGGAG AAGGAAAAGTCTTACTTGAAAGATCATTGGTGCCAATTCGATGGAAGTATGGTCATTTTCCTGTGGTTGTCTGTAGTTCTGCAAATGTTCGAGATGCTGGGCTTCGTTTTAGAGTTTAGTTACGTCTCGATATTACGGGCACCACGACCATTGATCATGATACGCTTTCTACGAGTCTTCCTTAAGTTCTCTATGCCGAAAGCTAGAATTAATCAAATTTTTAA GCGTTCGAGTCAACAGATATACAACGTGactcttttcttccttttcttcaTGTCCCTTTATGGGCTTCTGGGCGTTCAATTTTTCGGTGAATTGAAAAACCATTGTGTTCTAAATACTACAGATTCGAGGCACATAACTATAAATAGCTTGGCCATTCCCGATACTTTTTGCTCTACCGATCCTGAGTCAGGATACCAATGTCCAGAGGGAATGACATGCATGAAACTTCAGTTGTCCAAGTACATCATGGGTTTCAACGGCTTCGATGAATTTG CTACGAGTATTTTTACTGTCTACCAAGCAGCTTCGCAAGAGGGATGGGTTTTTATCATGTACCGTGCCATAGATAGTTTACCCGCTTGGCGTGCGGTTCTTTACTTCAGCACAATGATATTCTTCTTAGCCTGGCTCGTGAAGAACGTCTTCATAGCCGTAATTACGGAGACTTTTAATGAGATACGAGTGCAGTTTCAGCAGATGTGGGGTGTCAGAGGACACATCAGTAATAATACAGCGTCACAA ATATTAACCGGTGACGACAACGGTTGGAAACTAGTTACTTTGGACGAGAACAAACACGGTGGACTGGCTTCACCTATATGTCACGCTATCCTCAGATCACCTCACTTCCGCATGGTAGTGATGTGCGCGATTTTAGCGAACGGCATCACCACTGCGACAATGAGTTTCAAACACGACGAAAAGCCAAGGCACACGTACTACGACAAGTATTACTACGCCGAGATCGCGTTCACGATATTCCTGGACCTCGAGACGTTGTTCAAAATCTGGTGTCTCGGATTCCGCAGCTATTACAAGCATTCGATACACAAATTCGAGCTACTGCTGGCAATTGGTACAACCCTACACATCATACCGTTCTTCTATCTTTCTGGACTCACGTATTTTCAG GTTCTCAGAGTAGTCAGGCTGATCAAGGCATCGCCTATGCTCGAAGATTTCGTGTACAAAATATTTGGACCTGGAAAGAAATTAGGAAGCCTCATCATTTTTACCATGTGCTTGTTGGTCATATCGTCCAGTATTTCTATGCAACTTTTCTGCTTTCTTCGTGACTTCACGAAGTTCGAAACGTTTCCAGAG GCATTCATGTCCATGTTTCAAATCTTGACCCAAGAAGCTTGGGTAGACGTAATGGATGAAACAATGCTGAGAACGCATGAAACAATGGCTCCCCTTGTTGCTATGTATTTTATTTTGTACCACCTTTTTGTCACCCTG ATTGTGTTAAGTTTGTTCGTGGCTGTAATATTGGATAATCTTGAACTTGATGAAGATATCAAGAAGCTAAAGCAATTAAAATTTCGGGAACAAAGCGCAGAAATAAAGGAAACTCTGCCGTTTAGATTAAGGATATTTGAGAAATTTCCCGACAGTCCACAAATGACGTGCTTACACAAAGTGCCATCGGATTTTAATCTTCCAAAG GTCCGTGAAAGTTTTATGAGACAGTTTGTATTTGAGATGGAAAACGAGGAAAATGAAGGAGTGAAAAAAATCAATGAAACATTTGATTCGAAAATGATATACAGAAAACAACGTCCAgtaaaaattttaaataatccACCAAAAGTAAGAAATGTTGTTACCAGCCTTAAAAAAGCAGCTGTTATCTACATTATAAA TGATTCGAACAACCAAAGATTACTACTAGGTGATTCTGCTATGATACCAGTGCCAGGAAAAGGTTTGTTGAAGCCACAGGGCACTGTCAGTAGCGCAAAACAATTGCGCATTGATCAAAAAAA GTCGATTAGAAGGAGCGTTCGTAGCGGATCGATCAAGTTGAAACAAACGTACGAACACCTTATGGAAAATGGTGATATCGGAGGTATAAACAGAGTTAGTTCTTCTCGCAGTAGACCGCATGATTTGGACATTAAATTGTTGCAAGCTAAGCGGCAGCAGGCAGAGATGCGAAG AAATCAACGCGAGGAAGATTTGCGCGAGAATCATCCGTTCTTCGATACGCCGCTGTTCGCAGTACCACGCGAGAGTAAATTTCGTAAAATTTGTCAGTCGCTTGTTTACGCGAGGTACGATACGAACGTGAAAGATCCGTTAACTGGAAAAGAGAGGAAAGTTCAATACAAGAGCCTGCA CAATTTCCTTGGCTTGGTCACGTACCTCGATTGGGTAATGATCTTCGCTACAACCATGTCCTGCATTTCCATGATGTTCGAGACACCGCGGTATCGCGTGATGGAGATCCCAGCGTTGCAGATTGCTGAATACGGTTTCGTGATCTTCATGAGTATCGAGCTGGCGCTCAAGATTCTAGCGGACGGGCTATTTTTCACTCCGAAAGCGTACATCAAAGACGTCGCCTCCGTTTTAGACGTTTTCATCTATGTC GTCAGCCTTGTATTCCTTTGTTGGATGCCGAAGAGCGTGCCACCGAATTCTGGCGCACAACTTCTCATGATATTACGTTGTGTCAGACCACTGAGAATTTTCACTCTCGTACCGCACATGAGAAAAGTCGTTTACGAGTTGTGCAGAGGGTTCAAAGAAATCTTACTG GTGTCCACTCTGTTAATTTTGCTGATGTTCATATTCGCAAGTTATGGTGTACAACTTTATGGTGGTAGATTAGCTCGTTGCAACGATCCCACTATCCTGAAACGAGAGGATTGCGTTGGAGTATTCATGAGGAGAGTTTTCGTGACAAAAATGAAACTGAAGCCCGGCGAAAATGAAAGCTATCCATCTATATTAGTACCACGCGTCTG GGCTAATCCCAGAAGATTTAATTTCGACAATATCGGTGACGCACTAATGGCACTTTTCGAGGTACTTTCGTTTAAAGGTTGGCTAGACGTTCGAGACGTGCTTATCAAAGCCCTTGGTCCC GTCCACGCTATTTatattcatatctatatttttcTGGGCTGTATGATTGGCTTGACTTTGTTCGTTGGTGTTGTTATTGCTAATTATTCTGAAAACAAGGGAACGGCGTTACTTACGGTTGATCAAAGACGATG GTGTGACTTAAAGAAGCGACTAAAAATCGCGCAACCGTTGCATTTACCACCTAGACCAGATGGAAAGAAATTCAGAGCGTTCATCTACGATATCACTCAGAATATCTATTTTAAAAGATTTATCGCGGTCATGGTGCTCATAAACAGTGCTCTTCTCTGTGTCTCA TGGAGAATCGAGGAGGAACACACGGAAGCACTCGCTACGGTGTCCACGATTCTGACACTGATCTTTCTTGTGGAAGTAATCATGAaaaacattgcttttacaccACGTGGCTATTGGCAGTCCAGAAGAAACAGATATGATTTGCTTGTGACAGTCGTGGGTGTTATTTGGATCGTCATTCATTGTACAATGAAG AACGATTTGTCATACGTAATTGGCTTTATGGTCGTGATCCTTAGATTCTTTACCATCACTGGCAAGCATACGACCCTCAAAATGTTAATGTTAACGGTCGGAGTGTCCGTTTGCAAAAGTTTCTTCATTATATTTGGCATGTTCCTTCTTGTGTTTTTTTACGCGTTAGCTGGCACGATCATTTTTGGAACTGTAAAGTACGGTGAAGGTATAGGAAG GCGTGCCAACTTTGAATCACCTGTGACAGGTGTTGCTATGCTCTTCCGTATTGTCACAGGGGAAGACTGGAATAAGATAATGCACGATTGCATGGTACAACCGCCGTATTGCACCCCGGCTGCTAATTATTGGGAGACCGATTGTGGCAATTTTCATGCTTCTTTAATTTACTTCTGTACTTTCTACGTCATTatcacttacattgttttaaaCCTTCTTGTGG CTATTATTATGGAGAACTTTTCTCTATTTTACTCGAACGAGGAGGACGCTTTGTTATCTTACGCTGATATTAGAAACTTCCAGAACACTTGGAACGTCGTCGATAATCATCAGAAGGGTTTTATACCTGTGAAACGG GTGAAGTTTATTTTACGGTTATTGAAAGGTAGATTAGAGACTGATCCGCAGAAAGATCGACTTTTATTCAAGCACATGTGCTACGAACTGGAAAAATTAAACAATGGTGAAGATGTTACTTTCCATGATGTCATCAA CATGTTGTCCTACCGGTCGGTCGACATCCGGAAAGCGCTTCAGTTGGAAGAATTATTGGCAAGGGAGGAGTTCGAATACATCATTGAAGAAGAAGTTGCTAAGCAAACCATTAGAAATTGGCTAGAAGGATGTCTGAAAAAAATACGCGCCAGCGGG AAACAACAAAATAGTCTTGTGGCAGGCCTTCGTGCGAATACTGAACAGATTCAGCAACAGGAACACATtgaagagaaaggaaaagaggtggtcaaagAAGAAGAGGCTGAAACAAAG GATGATGGAGCCAGGCATAAACCAAAGAAACCAATAGTTCTCCCAAGATCTGACAGTATAGGCAGTGGATCAGGAAGGAAGTACCTAACACCAACATTGTCAGATCCTGCTTCGATTAGATCTGAAAAAGACAAGAACGTAGCGCCTAAGAAAAAGAATAACAGACCACCAC CGGCGGCGAAAAATAATTTGGCACATCTCACAGAGAGCACTGAGCCAACCAGACAACAACGAGAGGCCATCAATGCAAAAGCAACTGTACCAAAATCTCTAAGCGTTATGTTAGAGGTTCGAGAATGGTGGAAGGAACAGTTGGCGTACAGTAGCGAGTCCAGTGAAGACGAAGTTTAA